One window of the Rhizobiaceae bacterium genome contains the following:
- a CDS encoding MotE family protein: protein MTKNARTILKLSTAIAVALLAFALPASTESAAPKHAESEKAAPARNVTPGETAPAAAAAAGMAADGDEIQRFCGNIADAARDRRYALQAQELQKLQAEIDARMKALDEKRAEYETWMRKREAFLEQAQDGVVNIYKGMKPDAAAERLAELKPDLAAGILMKLEPRKASVILNEMKSKEAAVLTTIMASAVRREDPS from the coding sequence ATGACGAAAAACGCCCGTACGATCCTGAAGCTCTCGACGGCGATTGCCGTCGCGCTGCTGGCCTTCGCACTGCCCGCCTCCACGGAATCGGCGGCGCCGAAACATGCGGAATCGGAAAAGGCAGCGCCCGCTCGCAACGTCACGCCGGGAGAGACGGCGCCGGCCGCCGCAGCAGCGGCGGGCATGGCCGCCGACGGCGACGAGATCCAGCGCTTCTGCGGCAACATCGCCGACGCGGCGCGCGACCGCCGCTACGCGCTGCAGGCGCAGGAATTGCAGAAGCTGCAGGCCGAGATCGACGCGCGCATGAAGGCGCTGGATGAAAAGCGCGCCGAGTACGAGACATGGATGCGCAAGCGCGAAGCGTTTCTCGAACAGGCGCAGGATGGCGTGGTCAACATCTACAAGGGCATGAAGCCCGACGCCGCAGCCGAGCGGCTGGCGGAACTGAAGCCCGACCTTGCCGCCGGTATCCTGATGAAGCTCGAACCCCGCAAGGCGAGCGTCATCCTCAACGAGATGAAGAGCAAGGAAGCCGCCGTGCTGACCACGATCATGGCGAGCGCGGTGCGCCGCGAGGACCCGTCATGA
- a CDS encoding flagellar basal body L-ring protein FlgH, with translation MIRGAAPLLLLALLYGCATPVNEIGKPPKMSPVGSGIDETTGSISSYPDAPSSRAGRFSLWDDRQSRLFTDPRALRPGDILTVEISIDDRARFKNESERNRKTSRELGFDLGLDWQGATTEGSGKASIDSNTDASGAGTTERSERLQLSIAAVVTEVFPNGNMMIQGSQEVRVNAELRILNIAGIVRPADIGPNNTIPYERIAEARISYGGRGRLTEVQQPPYGTQILDNISPF, from the coding sequence ATGATCCGCGGCGCCGCCCCTCTGCTGCTGCTTGCCCTGCTCTATGGCTGCGCAACCCCGGTCAACGAGATCGGCAAGCCGCCGAAGATGTCGCCTGTCGGCAGCGGCATCGACGAGACCACGGGCTCGATCTCCAGTTATCCGGACGCGCCCTCTTCGCGCGCGGGCCGTTTCTCGCTCTGGGACGACCGCCAGAGCCGGCTGTTCACCGATCCCCGCGCGCTCAGGCCGGGCGACATACTGACTGTCGAGATCTCGATCGACGACCGCGCACGCTTCAAGAACGAATCGGAACGCAATCGGAAAACCAGCCGCGAACTAGGCTTCGACCTCGGGCTCGACTGGCAGGGCGCCACGACGGAGGGTTCTGGCAAGGCGAGCATCGATTCCAACACCGATGCCTCCGGCGCCGGCACGACCGAACGCTCGGAGCGCCTGCAACTGTCGATCGCCGCCGTCGTCACGGAAGTCTTCCCGAACGGCAACATGATGATCCAGGGCTCTCAGGAGGTGCGGGTCAACGCCGAACTGCGCATCCTCAACATCGCCGGCATCGTGCGTCCGGCCGATATCGGCCCGAACAACACCATCCCCTACGAGCGCATCGCCGAGGCGCGCATCTCCTACGGCGGCCGCGGCCGCCTGACCGAGGTGCAGCAGCCGCCCTACGGCACGCAGATCCTCGACAATATCTCGCCTTTCTGA
- a CDS encoding flagellar basal body-associated FliL family protein: MAVTTLDQAPPVKKGPSLIIQIAVLLVLTGVAVGGGWFTGNYMRGEQAGEAAPAAGDHGAASGHGAAEAAGHGETSAGGEGHPTIIPMAAITTNLAQPSNTWVRMEISLVFDKAPQNPELPDIIHQDFLTFVRTLKLHQIEGPSGFLHLRADLDERAQLRSDGAVKRILIRTLLLE; this comes from the coding sequence ATGGCCGTCACTACGCTCGACCAAGCACCGCCCGTGAAGAAGGGCCCGTCGCTGATCATCCAGATCGCAGTATTGCTTGTCCTGACCGGCGTCGCGGTCGGCGGCGGCTGGTTCACAGGCAACTACATGCGCGGCGAACAGGCCGGCGAGGCCGCCCCGGCCGCGGGCGATCACGGAGCGGCGTCCGGACATGGCGCGGCCGAGGCAGCCGGGCATGGCGAGACGTCCGCCGGCGGCGAAGGCCATCCGACCATCATCCCGATGGCCGCCATCACCACCAATCTGGCCCAGCCCAGCAACACCTGGGTGCGCATGGAAATCTCGCTGGTGTTCGACAAGGCGCCGCAGAATCCGGAGCTGCCGGACATCATCCATCAGGATTTCCTGACCTTCGTGCGCACGCTGAAGCTGCACCAGATCGAAGGCCCCAGCGGCTTCCTGCACCTGCGCGCCGATCTCGATGAACGCGCCCAGCTGCGCAGCGACGGCGCGGTGAAGCGCATCCTGATCCGCACCCTGTTGCTCGAATGA
- the fliP gene encoding flagellar type III secretion system pore protein FliP (The bacterial flagellar biogenesis protein FliP forms a type III secretion system (T3SS)-type pore required for flagellar assembly.), with amino-acid sequence MKKLLLAPTLFLASAGTALAQQIDLGGIAQADGTTVGYIIQMFGLLTVLSVAPGLLIMTTSFTRFIIAFSILRAGIGLQTTPANLVLISLSLFMTFYVMAPTFDQAWTNGVRPLMDNQITQAEAVERISDPFRQFMVKNVRQKDFDLFADLARERGQTVSEETVDLRILVPAFMISEIRRGFEIGFLIVLPFLVIDLIVATITMAMGMMMLPPTVVSLPFKILFFVLIDGWNLLVGSLVRSFT; translated from the coding sequence ATGAAGAAGCTCCTCCTCGCCCCGACGCTCTTCCTCGCCAGTGCCGGAACGGCGCTCGCGCAGCAGATCGATCTCGGCGGCATCGCGCAGGCGGACGGCACCACCGTCGGCTATATCATCCAGATGTTCGGGCTGCTCACCGTGCTCTCGGTGGCGCCCGGACTGCTGATCATGACGACCAGCTTCACGCGCTTCATCATCGCCTTCTCGATCCTGCGCGCCGGCATCGGCCTGCAGACGACGCCGGCGAATCTGGTCCTCATCAGCCTATCCCTGTTCATGACGTTCTACGTCATGGCTCCGACCTTCGATCAGGCATGGACGAACGGCGTGCGTCCTCTGATGGACAACCAGATCACGCAGGCCGAGGCGGTGGAGCGCATCTCCGATCCGTTCCGCCAGTTCATGGTCAAGAACGTCCGGCAGAAGGATTTCGACCTGTTCGCCGATCTCGCGCGGGAGCGCGGCCAGACGGTTTCGGAGGAGACGGTCGATCTGCGGATACTGGTCCCTGCCTTCATGATCTCGGAAATCCGCCGCGGCTTCGAGATCGGCTTTCTGATCGTGCTCCCCTTCCTCGTCATCGATCTGATCGTCGCCACCATCACCATGGCCATGGGCATGATGATGCTGCCGCCCACCGTCGTCTCGCTGCCCTTCAAGATCCTGTTCTTCGTGTTGATCGACGGCTGGAATCTGCTCGTCGGCAGCCTGGTCCGCTCCTTCACCTGA